GGTCATTCAGGCCCTCAAAGATCACGTGTTTAACGGTGTGATCTGGCCAAACCTCACCAATGAAGGAGTTGACGCTGTACATCTGGTTCAACTTCTGCGCTTGTCAGAACACCTAAGCTCTCCAAATTTGGCCCAGGGGCTCACAGTGACGCCCTATGCAGTCTCCCATGGCCACATTCTGCGTCCAGCGCACCAGACACATACTTCTTCAGGTCACCACCAGCCGTTCAAACCGTCCTTTAGCATTCGATCCTCGGAACCCTCTGAACCCCACAGAGGCTCTCGTAGAATGCCCTCCAGTGTCATTCCACCAGACTCCGTCATCGAAATGCGCCGTCAGAGCTTGATGATGGAAAAACGCCAACTTCGGGCGTCAATCGCCTCTGCCTCTTCGCATCTCCACTCCCCCACATCTCCCTCGTTGGTTCCTCATCGCAAATCTAGCGGTGGTACGTCTTCGGCAAGCTCAGTCGGCTCGGTAAGCCCCTCCAGCTACCCTACATCCAATCCAACCTCGCATCCAACCCCAGGACCTCCTCTGGGAACGTCTCTGGCATCTTACGACTCAACAGCCTTCTTCATCCACGACAGCAACACAAACAGGGTGCTGCTCATGTGGGGCGACGTGGAACCAGATTCCATCTCGTACACGCCGCGGAACTACCTCGTGTGGCGAAAGGCAGCTGAATACATGCAGCAGGGGCTGCTGGCGGGCATATTTATCGAGTGCTCGTTTGCCAACCCACACGACGACGCTCTTCTCTTTGGTCACTTTTCCCCCCGCCACCTGATTGCCGAACTTAAGTACTTTGCATCAATGGTGGAGGGCAGTGAAGAGGACTTCCATGCTATGGTGGGATGGGAAGAACTTCATGAGACCAACGAGTTGGACGTGGAAaacatggacgaggaggtgtcGATTCCGGTCCCCAAACGCATCCCTCAGACACACGCACATCATCCACACCAACCGCCTCCAGATCTGCACTTGAAGGGTCTTCCTGTTGTTATCACGCACGTAAAGGAGGATATTTACAATGAGGATCCCGAAAACGATCCTCGGAAAGTGGTTTTGGAGGATATAATCGGCCTGGCCAAGATTGAGAGCATTGGCTGCGACTTCATAATCGCCACTCCCGGGCTGAGTTTGCAGTTGTAGTGACATAACAGGATTACCATTGACATAAAGGaacttttttctctctcgtCTCTCTCAACGCTTCAAACAGCTTCATAATATCTACTAATAGTGGTTATACCAAGTAATCTATTCCAACAAACACAGCAAGACATCTTCACCAGTTTAGCTACAAGTGTGTCTTAATATAGCCTGACAGCTTCTTCCCTACTTGCCCaacctacagtatgtacaatactacagcaggtacgagtacaataccCAacagtgacacagacacaggaAACACATGATACCAAATCTACTTTGTCACATATTGCTCCAGTAATACGGCCAATTTACACTCaacctacttgtactcgttgTTCCAATAACAGCTCCATACAACCTACTTATACATGCTACCTAGTAGTTGTTCCTCCTTAAACAATCTGGTAGTTGTCCGACGTCACTCGGGTCACCTCTTGGTAGGGGATGTTTTCGTCCTCGGCAGTGGCAGAGAAGACGTTGAGAATCTTGACGTTGCCCACTGTGGTCTCAGGGTCGTTGAGAGTGAAGGAAACCTCCATGGGGAAGAACTCGTCCTCCTGGTCGGCCTCAGCGGTGAACTCAAAGGCACCGGTAGAGGTGTCACCATCAGCAGTGATCTCAGGAATGATCCACTCGAGATGGTCGTCGAACTGGTCCcaggtgatggaggagtcGGAGATGTGAGCGTTGGAGGAGACCAGAGGCACAATGACAGACACGTTGGTCATCTTGCCGGTGAAACCCTCAGAGACCTCGTACTCCAGGGTCACGTCGTAGAAGCCGGGGTCCGACTTCGCAAACCAGCAGTTGAAGGTCAGAGGAACAGCCTCTTCCGGTGCGTTAGCAGAGTATCTCAGGACGCCGAGAGCAGCGCCGTTAGAGGGGAAGCCTCGAGAGGGGTCCTTGAGACCGATGATCTGGCGCGAGGAGAACAGCGCCTTGTCCACGTTGGGATGGGTTCGGTACTTGACGCCGGGGGCGTTAGCCTCGAGCGCGATTCGGATCTTTGTGTGGTCGGGGTTGCCGATTCTCAGCTGTACGTCTCCCTTGACCTCAGCGCTCTTAACAGAGCCGTCTCGACCGAGAGTCGCGGTGACAACCTCGGCGACAGTGAGATGAACGCCCTGGACCTCGGGATTGTAGGCAGagggagctgctgctgcgggggcagtctgctgctgcggctTTGACTTGGGGGTGGGCACGGCGATGTCAGCGTTAGCCAGCAGAGAAGCAGAGGGGCTGTCATCGAATccgcccttcttcttgccgagcTGCATGCCCTTTCCTCGAGGAGCACGGGGCTTGTGGGTTGTCTCGGGGATAGGTgcgggagcagcagcgggTTGCACAAACGAAGGAGCGGGGGCCTGGAAGGCGGGGGCCTGGAAAGATCCATGACCTCCAGCGTTTCCGGGCAGACCTCgcttggcagcctcctttcgctgcatctccagctgcttggccttTCGCTTTCGATCTTCGGtggcctccagctccttgtttcGCTCAATGATTTCCTgaatcttctcctcgtgGGACTCCATTTCCAAAAAcgtctggatctgctgcagAGACAGGTTTTCCCGGTAGCCCTGGGACACCACCTCGTCAAAGGCGCCGAGCAGGTCGAATGCGGCCAGCAGAATCTCCCGCTCATCCACGACACGTACCAACGAAGTGACCACCTGGACTAGCAGTCTCAGAGTCTCAATGTCCTGCAGAATGTTGGACTGACGGTTGGTGATCAAAACCACgtacagctcctccagtgGCTGGTAAACGTATCGAACATTGTCGTGCTCCACGgttgtgtgttgtttgGAGCCCTGGATGAGCTTGGGGAAGATGGCCAGCAGTCCGGCGACCTTCTCTTTGGGCAGATCTCGGAATTGACGCGAGATGATGGCTTTGCCGCCACGTGAGCATATGGATGCGGCTAAAACGACCTGTGTTAGTATATGCGCGAGCGATTCGGATCCGTCCAATTGCTTACCATTTTCCTCCTTTGATCGTGATGTGTGCTGGTGTGCTGATGTGTTGTCCTTGTTAGAGTTCGAGGTTGGAATATTGACAGAAACACTGGGTTCGCCCACAGAGGTTaggagtcacgtgtttAAGCTCAACTTGTGCGGCTGGGAGTACCGATGGGAGTATGGGAGGGTGACAGGCAAATGTTGCCGTAACAAGAAGGAGTGTATTTGAAGGACACAGGTATGACACCAGTACGCGTATTTGTCGAACAAACGGATTTGACAATCTATTCTGAGCGTTCTTGGAGTGTTGATACTCCATATTTCCAAGTCGTCATCCAGTAAACGCGTCAAGTTGAGATTGTCGTAACTCTCCGTTAACTCTAGACACTGAAGTGTCGTGGAGAGTGGTCTGGAACGAGTTAATCACACCGTACGTACTGTCCTCTCCATGTTACACAGCTACTGGTACAGCACTTTGTTCTGTGGCGCGGGAGTCACGCTTTCTTATAGTGTGATTCCTTTCATATGTCGGCTATCAGCTCTCTCCATTTAGGGGCACCCTCATCACATGGGCTTGTTTCATTAAAGGGAGCGAGTCCTTAATTTCTTTCAGATTAGCGACAAGTAAAACAAATACTTACATACATACTCAGTATAGTAGGGACAACCAAATACGGTGCCCAGTAACCGCCACACCACTAGAAGTGTTATAGGGCTTAAAAGCGACTGAAACCCCTCTATAAAACCCCACTCGCTTCACCTCACCTGTTGTTTTTTATcatcccaccaccatcccaccaccatccCATCTGCGCCATACACCCTGGAACAATAATATCTCCACGTCATATGCACGCTGCAACTCTATGTATTTACTTGGGTTTAATTTCATCTCCAGAACAAAACATTGAAAATAGCCAACCTCAACACGCTCACAGGGAGCATTCTAACACTGGCTATAGACTGTAAGAGCACACTACACGCCCGTGCGTAGTCCGGACCGACTCGGAAGCTTCACCACACCCCCAGGAACCGCTTCATAGGCGCAGACACGCACTCACAGCAGATCAGAACACACCATGACCGATATCGACACTCCTGCGTCGCCTTTGACGCCCAACTCCAAGGCACACCTCGAGGTGATTGCATACAACCAGTACCTCCAGGCCAAAgagcagatccagcagctggaacaCGAGCTGACGGAGTTTCAGGAGTCatccaaggagctggaacTCGAACTGGAGCAGGAACTGGCTGAAAGTGATAAGCGACAGGCCAAACTAGAGGACAGAATTAGCGCACTTGAATCCGAGGTTACGGAATGGAGAAAGAAGGCTCTGGACGCCCATAAGGAGGCAGCCTCTACACAACAGGCTCTACAAAGAGAAGTGAGCAGTCTACGGGACGCCCACAAGCTGGTGAAGGAACGGCTGAGAGAAACGGAGAACGCCAACGACGACATTGAACAACGGGAACGAATCACATGCTCCACCCTGGAAGATATTCAGACTCGCTACAATGAAGCATTGGAGAACGTGGCAATCCTGGAAGCTGAACTAGCAGCCAAGGATGTGCTGATTGGAGAGCACCACCGGGCCAAGGAAGAGATAAAGGATCTGACAGAGGAGCTGGAACACACCAGAAAGAAACTGGCGATCCGGGATCaagagctggaggatgCCAACAAGCGAATCATGaaccctcctccagcgACAAACCACAACGCCACCACGCACCGACGGGCTGTTTCTGGAACCGCCCAGGTCTCGGCAGAGGGTTACCTTACCCCCCTTACTTCTACAGGGGCCAAACCGCTGTCATCATCAAGATCTATGCAGTTCATTCATGGTCTTCAGTCTCAGATGCGGTCTctggagtcacgtgttgCACATGTCAAATCGTCCTTGCCTAAACCGACCACTCCAAAGCGTGCCAAAtcttcagcttctgctGTATCGGGAGCTTCTACTATCAAGAGTTCACCCAGTATGGCTCTTCTGACGCGTAAACTGAGTGAAGCAGACGATGTGGTCAGTTTGTCACCTTCCAGAtcaacttcttctcttGAAGATCTGTGCACTCCTTCTCCCAGCCCACAGGTTGCAAGAAGAGATATgagtggaggaggaagtcGATTGGATCTAAGAGCAGATCCTAGACTCAATGGTCGACCCAAAACGCAACAACCTAGACCTAGCTACAATTCTGCACTGGCTACAGCCAAACCTTTAGATCCGATCGAAGGATCTCCCACATCTCTAGAAGGTCGAAACCGAACCAGATCGGCTTCCcccaccaagaagctcTCTTCATTATCCCTTAATGCCCCCTCACTCCCCCAGTCCCAAGCGCGAGTCAACATTCCTGCACTCATGAGACCAGCAAGTCCCATCAAACAACCCAGCCCTCCTAAACCGGCCCCCGGATCCAAGTTCGCGGACGTCTACGGTCGGAGACGATAGCATTATACAGTCCATTTTCATAATCATTAATACATACGATACCACAACGCGCCGTCAAAAGTtttgctacttgtagtaacATCATTAGAGATTATTTTCTCTATTCATCTATATCCATCATAATTCATTAATTTCGTTCCTTTTTGATTGTAGGTAGTCGTGCAGTACACATCAGGACTCACCAACCAGCATAAGACAGTAGtcaacagcagctccaACGTTGcatttcttctctctcacGATATCTTCAATGATTTCGTGATCGAGGATAGGGAACATTTGGTGCAGAGTGTTGACCACAGAAGCGTGTTCCTCATTTTGGATTCTTTGAGCCTCGTACTCCTCAGCAGAGGCTTGTCGAGCAGCTGCCTCCTGGTGAGACAGACCCTGGGCAACAGCGATGCTCTCAGCTTCAGACTGGGGAGTAGCGTCCTCCGTTGAAGCTCCCGCATCGTCAAAGCTGCCCTCAAAGAACTTACTGAGCGACTTGAAGGGGCTAGTAATGAGTCCTGCAGAGCTCATGAGAATGTTAGAAGGAGTGCTGCTCTCAGGTGACAGAGCTGGAGATTGTGAATCAGCTCTGCCGGGGGTGTCTGGTGGCGCAAGAGCCTTCtgcttggcctcctcggcggcctcctgctccttcttggcgttcTTCTCAGCAATCTCAGCCAGAGTTTGTTCCAGGTTGGTATCAAAGTCCTCATCGGTGATGCTCAACGACGActtgtccagctgctcaacaaaaGCAACGGCTCCCAGCAGCGAAGAAAGATAGTACCCGGGCTCTCCGCTAAGCCGCTCGCTCGATCTGAACCGCTGAATATAGTTGAGGTTAGAAATCAGGTGCTGCGGCTGGGCCTTGAGAACCACATAAATAAGCAAAGGAAGGAACCCGTCTGCGGATTCCTCACTCTTGGTCTGTCTCAGAAGTCCAAAGATGACCTTGCAGCAGTTGAGCACGCAAATCATCTTATCCCGGGGAGCTCTGTAGTTGTTAATCTTTCGAAGTTCCTCACT
This genomic interval from Yarrowia lipolytica chromosome 1E, complete sequence contains the following:
- a CDS encoding uncharacterized protein (Compare to YALI0E32571g, similar to uniprot|O74689 Emericella nidulans NUDE Nuclear distribution protein) translates to MTDIDTPASPLTPNSKAHLEVIAYNQYLQAKEQIQQLEHELTEFQESSKELELELEQELAESDKRQAKLEDRISALESEVTEWRKKALDAHKEAASTQQALQREVSSLRDAHKLVKERLRETENANDDIEQRERITCSTLEDIQTRYNEALENVAILEAELAAKDVLIGEHHRAKEEIKDLTEELEHTRKKLAIRDQELEDANKRIMNPPPATNHNATTHRRAVSGTAQVSAEGYLTPLTSTGAKPLSSSRSMQFIHGLQSQMRSLESRVAHVKSSLPKPTTPKRAKSSASAVSGASTIKSSPSMALLTRKLSEADDVVSLSPSRSTSSLEDLCTPSPSPQVARRDMSGGGSRLDLRADPRLNGRPKTQQPRPSYNSALATAKPLDPIEGSPTSLEGRNRTRSASPTKKLSSLSLNAPSLPQSQARVNIPALMRPASPIKQPSPPKPAPGSKFADVYGRRR
- a CDS encoding uncharacterized protein (Compare to YALI0E32593g, similar to Saccharomyces cerevisiae VPS9 (YML097C); ancestral locus Anc_8.876, weakly similar to uniprot|P54787 Saccharomyces cerevisiae YML097c VPS9 vacuolar sorting protein singleton); its protein translation is MSLLDLPIEKTKKKVVEEEPNPPLDNTKPTKVEEVEQEQHGANVEDDDSTKDTADTTDTNKSVEVEVVETEPESEVGSTTDAARPTGATPGNEEKATPSSSDDNAPFDFQRFLELLRHKNADPIARYLKSFLSEFNKKRWTVNEQVKIIGDFKEFISNKIQQMQSPPFADMTDNELVNMEEGIEKLIMNRLYSKTYSPEVVKLDNADSIGVLHAKNPSAAADGNEEDLIRDHVLEEKLLLWGWIEGRHLDIDDKFWKSGASFVTLASEELRKINNYRAPRDKMICVLNCCKVIFGLLRQTKSEESADGFLPLLIYVVLKAQPQHLISNLNYIQRFRSSERLSGEPGYYLSSLLGAVAFVEQLDKSSLSITDEDFDTNLEQTLAEIAEKNAKKEQEAAEEAKQKALAPPDTPGRADSQSPALSPESSTPSNILMSSAGLITSPFKSLSKFFEGSFDDAGASTEDATPQSEAESIAVAQGLSHQEAAARQASAEEYEAQRIQNEEHASVVNTLHQMFPILDHEIIEDIVREKKCNVGAAVDYCLMLVGES
- a CDS encoding uncharacterized protein (Truncated form of YALI0E32542g, similar to uniprot|P43621 Saccharomyces cerevisiae YFR051c RET2 coatomer complex delta chain, similar to Saccharomyces cerevisiae RET2 (YFR051C); ancestral locus Anc_3.575) yields the protein MESHEEKIQEIIERNKELEATEDRKRKAKQLEMQRKEAAKRGLPGNAGGHGSFQAPAFQAPAPSFVQPAAAPAPIPETTHKPRAPRGKGMQLGKKKGGFDDSPSASLLANADIAVPTPKSKPQQQTAPAAAAPSAYNPEVQGVHLTVAEVVTATLGRDGSVKSAEVKGDVQLRIGNPDHTKIRIALEANAPGVKYRTHPNVDKALFSSRQIIGLKDPSRGFPSNGAALGVLRYSANAPEEAVPLTFNCWFAKSDPGFYDVTLEYEVSEGFTGKMTNVSVIVPLVSSNAHISDSSITWDQFDDHLEWIIPEITADGDTSTGAFEFTAEADQEDEFFPMEVSFTLNDPETTVGNVKILNVFSATAEDENIPYQEVTRVTSDNYQIV
- a CDS encoding uncharacterized protein (Compare to YALI0E32527g, weakly similar to uniprot|Q7RZX4 Neurospora crassa NCU00237.1 hypothetical protein, similar to Saccharomyces cerevisiae PDE1 (YGL248W); ancestral locus Anc_3.573); the protein is MTFQVVVLGSSGGPIDRGTCSYLVRGSDEEGNATTTSTKADDATGTYIAVDAGCFLSGIINVLEKQQLLTPREYQQELLAESIAPQPPHSQRSWSIAYPPFDAQSLPYGGPTANAAHILSLVSTICITHPHLDHISGVIMNSAAFSPQQTKRLAGLPRVIQALKDHVFNGVIWPNLTNEGVDAVHLVQLLRLSEHLSSPNLAQGLTVTPYAVSHGHILRPAHQTHTSSGHHQPFKPSFSIRSSEPSEPHRGSRRMPSSVIPPDSVIEMRRQSLMMEKRQLRASIASASSHLHSPTSPSLVPHRKSSGGTSSASSVGSVSPSSYPTSNPTSHPTPGPPLGTSLASYDSTAFFIHDSNTNRVLLMWGDVEPDSISYTPRNYLVWRKAAEYMQQGLLAGIFIECSFANPHDDALLFGHFSPRHLIAELKYFASMVEGSEEDFHAMVGWEELHETNELDVENMDEEVSIPVPKRIPQTHAHHPHQPPPDLHLKGLPVVITHVKEDIYNEDPENDPRKVVLEDIIGLAKIESIGCDFIIATPGLSLQL